From Budorcas taxicolor isolate Tak-1 chromosome 19, Takin1.1, whole genome shotgun sequence, the proteins below share one genomic window:
- the LOC128065476 gene encoding CMRF35-like molecule 5 has product MGGKTTCLLPALFLLIIPGSSAILGPRAVRGVEQGSLTVWCRYDPGWEPYVKWWCRGADWSSCHFVVKTIRGSEKEVKQGRVSIKDNQKDRSFTVTMEKLRVDDSDTYWCGIERPGPDLGDDVDVIIDPGKTASISTRPISNANMFTAPVVLEGHLPLLGSVHFLLLVFLKVPLLLGMLGAVLWVNRPLRSSGGKPQESQQPPCSPMFQEQKTLKQNKKAFFSGNDSGQWRLWFSRQRGSPLQELVP; this is encoded by the exons ATGGGAGGCAAGACCACGTGTCTGCTCCCGGCTCTGTTCCTTCTCATCATCCCAG GCTCATCTGCCATCTTGGGTCCCAGAGCAGTGAGAGGTGTGGAGCAGGGCTCACTGACTGTGTGGTGTCGATACGACCCTGGGTGGGAGCCCTACGTGAAGTGGTGGTGCCGGGGGGCTGACTGGAGCAGCTGCCACTTCGTTGTTAAAACAATCCGTGGATCAGAGAAGGAGGTGAAGCAGGGCCGCGTGTCCATCAAGGACAATCAGAAAGACCGCTCGTTCACCGTGACCATGGAGAAACTCAGGGTAGACGATTCAGACACTTACTGGTGTGGGATTGAGAGACCTGGACCTGACCTGGGGGATGATGTTGACGTGATCATTGACCCAGgtaaga CAGCGTCGATCTCCACCCGCCCCATCTCCAATGCCAACATGTTCACAGCACCAGTTGTCCTGGAAGGACACCT GCCCCTACTGGGCAGCGTCCACTTCCTGCTCCTGGTCTTCCTGAAGGTGCCCCTGCTCCTGGGCATGCTCGGTGCTGTCCTCTGGGTCAACAGGCCTCTGAGGAGTTCCGGGGGGAAGCCCCAGGAAAGCCAGCAGCCCCCATGCTCTCCAATGTTCCAGGAGCAAAAGACCctcaaacagaacaaaaaggcaTTTTTCTCAGGCAATGACAGTGGTCAGTGGCGACTGTGGTTCTCGAGGCAGCGTGGCTCCCCGCTTCAAGAATTAGTCCCCTAG